The genomic region TGGATCTGTATATAATAAGCAAAGATTAGAAACCATTTTCCAAGAATTTAAACCAACCATCGTGTTTCACGCTGCGGCGTATAAACATGTACCACTCATGGAAGACAGTGCTGTTGAAGCGGTAAGAACCAATGTCATTGGCACCTACAATACCGCTGTACTTTCCAACCAGTATGGTGTTAAGAAGTTTGTATTGGTATCTTCCGATAAAGCGGTTCGTTCCACCAACGTTATGGGCGCAACCAAACGTTTCGCCGAACTCATCATTCAAAACCAACAAAAAGAAAACAAGACCAAATTCTCAGCGGTACGCTTCGGTAATGTCTTGGGTTCCAATGGTTCGGTCATCCCGTTATTTAAGAAACAAATCGAAGACGGTGGTCCAGTGACTGTGACCCATCCAGAAATCAACCGTTTCTTCATGACTATCCCTGAAGCTGTAAGTCTCATTCTTCAATCAGCAGTTTACGCTGAGGGTGGCGAAGTATTTATCTTAGATATGGGCCAACCAGTGAAGATTAAAGACTTGGCTGAAAAGATGATTTCACTAGCGGGTTATGAACCTTATAAAGATATTCAAATTGAGTTCACTGGATTAAGACCAGGTGAAAAATTATTTGAAGAACTTTTAGTCGATCATAACTATGCTGATCACAAAGTAACGGATAACGACAAAATTTACATTGAAAAACAAAAAGAAGTATGTGATGAAGAACTGTCATTGGTAGATATTCTATTAACATTTGAAGACAAATCAAATGAAGAAATTAAACGCTTGGTTTCAAGCGTCGTTAAGACTTATAAAGTCAATGGCGTAGATCATTAAAGAGGAGCGTTTATATTATGTGTGGCATTGTAGGATACATCGGCAATAAAGAAGCCAAAGACGTCATTTTAGACGGATTAAAAAGACTAGAATATCGTGGATATGACTCAGCTGGTATGAGTCTTTTTAATACGCGATATCAAGTCTATGATGTGTATAAAGACCAAGGTAGAGTCGATCGACTTGCTGAATCTGTTCAAAACAGCCCAGCATCGAATATCGGTATTGGACATACCCGCTGGGCAACCCACGGTAAAGTGAACAAAGTGAATGCGCACCCGCATTACTCTCGTTCACGTCGCTTTATCATCGTACACAATGGGGTCATTGAAAACTATCACCAACTCAAAGAACAATACCTTCAAGGTGTAAAATTTGAGAGTGATACAGACACAGAAGTGATCGCCCAATTGATTGAAACCTTCGCTGGTACACTCAATGTTGAGAATGCGATATTGACTACCTTAAGATTACTCAGAGGATCCTATGCACTCCTCATTTTGGATCAACAAAACCCAGAACAATTTTTCGCAGCGAAATACAAATCACCTCTATTGATTGGTAGAGGAAAAGAAGGCGTAACGGTCGCTTCAGACCTCATGGCTTTGATTGGATATAGCGAAGAATACTTGCCATTAGAAGATAAAACATTCGTAGTAGCGAGCCGTGATCGTGTTCAATTGTATGACATCAATCATCAAGCTTTAAACGCGAGATTCTGTCAAATTGACATGAATAATGATGACGTTGAAAAAGGCGAATATGCCCACTTCATGTTAAAGGAAATTCACGAACAACCATCCGTGGTTCGTCGTATCGTCTCTAATTACTTCGATAACGGAAAATCCCGTATTGATGAGAAAATACTCAATGACATTAAAGATTCTGATCGCATCTATATTCTCGCTGCAGGTACTTCGATGCATGCCGGATTAATCGGTAAAAACTTATTTGAAAGACTCGATAACATTCCGGTTGAAGTACATATCGCGAGTGAGTTTGCCTATCAAAAACCACTGCTTTCTAAGAAGCCATTTTTCATCTTGGTTTCGCAGTCTGGTGAGACTGCAGACTTAAGAGCTTGCTTGGTTAATATTAAGGAAATGAACTTTCCGATTTTAACTGTTACCAACGTACCTACCTCAACGCTTGCGAGAGAAGCGAAGTATTTCCTAGAACTGTTCGCAGGTCCAGAAATCGCCGTCGCGAGTACGAAAGCGTATGTTGCACAAGTCGCTGTTTTGGCACTCATTGCTTATGAATTATCCAATAAAGATTTTGATATCAGAGAAGAATTGACTAAGGTCGCTTTATCGATTGAAAACTTCTTATCTTGTCAAAATATGTTAGACGTTACACGCTACTTATTAACCCATAGAAACTGTTTCTTCATTGGTAGAGGACTCGATTACTATACAGGGTTAGAAGCGGCTTTAAAACTCAAAGAAATCTCTTATATACAAACCGAAGGGTTCGCTGCAGGTGAACTAAAACACGGTACCATCGCATTGATTGAAGAAGGCACACCGGTCATCGCGATTATCTCAGATCCGAAGATTTCACACAACACCCGAAGTAACCTCAATGAAGTTATCGCACGTGGTGCGAGAACCATTCGTATTGTTACCAGTGAGGTTGCAGAAGCGGGCGATGAAGTGATTGTGGATGCAGTGCATCCGTTACTCACGCCAATGGTCATGGTCGTACCTACCCAACTCTTGTCTTATTACGCCGCGTTAGAACGTAGTTTTGATATCGATAAACCAAGAAATCTCGCGAAGAGCGTTACAGTTGAGTAGGAGGATTAAGCATGGGTAAATACTTTGGTACGGATGGCATCCGTGGGGTTGCCTTTGAAAAACTAACCGCTGAACTCGCATTTAAAGTAGGATTAGCGATTGGTAAAGTGATTCAACCAAAACAAATCGTCATTGGTACAGATACCAGACAATCGAATAACATGCTCGCCTATTCACTCGCCTCAGGGGCGATGAGTCAAGGCGTCGATGTCTTATTCGCTGGCGTCGTATCTACCCCAATGATTGCGTATTACAGTGAGATGAATCAAATCATCGGTGTGATGATTACCGCTTCTCATAACCCTTATTACGATAACGGGATTAAAATCTTTGATAAAGGCTTTAAAACAGTCGATGAGTTAGAGTTGAAACTCGAACACATCATTGATTTTGGACCATTCGATGTCTTAGAAAAATGGGGTAGTTTAAACCTCACTCAAGACGTAGAAAAGCTCTACATTGAATTCTATGAAAAGCTTGGATTAAAACCAAGTAAGTTATCCATCATATATGACAGTGCCCATGGTGCGAACTATCTAATCGCTAAAAAGCTGTTTGATAAGTATCATCCAAATGCACTACAAATTAACAATCAACCCGATGGTTTGAACATCAATGTCGATTGTGGTTCTACCCACATGGAAATGATATCTGAGATGGTTAAATCCAGAAAAGCTGATATTGGTTTCGCTTTTGATGGTGACGCCGATCGTTGCTTAGTTGTTAATAAAAAAGGTGAGTTGGTCGATGGTGATCAAATGATTTATCTTTTCGCAACCCATTTGAAATCTAAAGGTGAATTACCTAAGAATCATGTCGTACTTACTAAGATGAGTAACCCGGGCATGTTAAAAAAATTGAAAGACAATAGCATATCCTACTCCTTAACAGATGTGGGTGATAAATACGTCTTCAAAGAAATGAACGACCATGGTTATGGGTTAGGTGGCGAAGCTTCTGGACATATTATCTTAAACCACATCATGCATAGTGGGGATGGTTTATTATCTGCTTTATACCTCTTAAAAATCATTGAAGAGAGTGGCCAATCCTTGGAAACACTTTTAGGTGATATCCAATTATATCCACTCAAAATGATTAATATCAAGAATGTTGATAAAGGCGTATTGAAGCGAGATTCTGTGAATGTATTATTAGAAGATGTTAAAAAAGTCTTAAAAGACGATTACTTATTATTGGTTAGACCAAGCGGTACAGAACCGCTCATCCGTGTTACGATGAGTTACCAGGATGAAGCGGTCTTAAACCGTGAAATCAACCGCATTGTTGAACTCATAAAGAAAGAAGGTAGTGTTTGATGAAAAAGTACGCATTGATCCTCGCTGCAGGTAAAGGTACCCGCATGAGAACTGAATTACCTAAATGTGCTTTCCCGATTTTAGGTAAGCCGATGATTGAATACATTGTCGAAAATATCGAGAAAACAGATATCGACGAAATCGTCGCGATTGTTGGTCACAAGAAAGAAGTCATTATGGACATTCTCAAGGATAGAGCACAATACGCTGTCCAAGAACAACAACTCGGTACAGGACACGCAGCACTATCTGCAGCACCGCTTTTAGAAGGCAAAGAAGGCACCACATTTATTCTCCCAGGAGACATGCCCTTAATGGAATACCCGCTCATGGATAAACTTATGAGAGCCCATGAAGAAATGGGTAACGACCTCACGGTAGTTACCATGGTGGTAGATTATCCAAAAGGCTATGGACGCATTGTTAGAGATGAATACGGTACAGTAAAAGGCATCGTTGAAGAAAACGACTGCACTGAATCTGAAAAGCAAATCAAAGAAGTAAACTCCTCTGTATATATCGTTGATAACAAAGCTTTATTTGAAACCTTAAAACAAATCAAAAAGAACGATCGTAAGGGTGAATACTACTTAACCGACATCGTTAGTTTGATGCATCAAAGTTATAAGGTCAATACCTTCATCGTTAGAAACTCCATGGTAACCATGGGTATCAACGATTTGTATGCCATCTCTATCGCAGAAAAGTATTTAAGAGACTCTATCAATAAAGGCCATATGTTATCAGGCGTTTCAATGATCAACCCTGAAACCATCACCATTGGACATAACGTCGTGATTGAAGAAGGTGTATGGATTTATCCAAACACCTCCATCACTGGTAATTCGGTCATTAAAAAAGGTGCAATTATTGGTCCAAATACAGAAATCAAGGATTCCATCATTGATGAAGAGGCTGAAATTAGACATAGCTTAGTCATTGATAGTAAAGTTGGTAAGAAAACCACCGTAGGTCCATTCGCTCATTTAAGAGGTCACGCAAATGTGGGTGATCATAACCGCATTGGTAACTTCGTCGAAGTGAAAAATTCAACGACTGGCGATGATACTAAAGCCGCACATCTAGCTTATATTGGTGACGCAGAAGTTGGCGAACGTGTTAACTTCGGTTGTGGATCCATCACAGTGAATTACGACGGTGTTAAAAAACACAAGACTACTATTGGCAATGATGTCTTTATTGGATGTAACGTCAATATGGTCGCACCAATATCAATCAGCGATAACGTATTCATCGCAGCTGGTTCAACTGTTACAAAAGACATTCCAAAAGGTTCATTGGCGATTGCGAGAAATCAACAAATCAATAAAGAAGATTACTACAAATACTTAATTAAGCCAAAACCAAGTGAAAAATAATAGATAAAAACAAAGAAAAAGCGATATTTTTGAAAAATATTGCTTTTTTTGTTGGAAAAGTGGACAATTAAAGGGAAAAATACGTTTTATTGTTTGATGTAATCGTATTGCATCTTATACGATAAAGTATAAATCAATTAAAAATAGAGAGGGAAGAAACATGAATAAAAAATATGAATTACAAAAAAAAGAGTATTTAGATAACTATGAAGATGTTCTTAGAGAGAATGAAGAGTATTTTAAAGGAAAAGATGAAAATACAGTAAAAGGACTTAAAGAATTATTGAAACAGGCCCTAGATGTAGCATTAGATGTAAGAAAGTTTGAGATTGAAATGTATTGGAAAAGAGCAACATATTTTTGGGTCTTTATCTCAGTGACGTATGCAGCATACTTTTCTATTTTATCAGATGAAAACTTATCAAAAATGCCAATATTAGCTGTAATTGTATCATTCGTTGGTATTGTATTTTCGTTAGCGTGGTATCTCGTAAATAGAGGTAGTAAGTATTGGCAAAATAATTGGGAACACCATGTTGATATGCTTGAGAACATGAATATTGGACCTCTTTATAAATTGACAATTGATAATAACAACAAACCGTTACAGTTATTGAAAGCATTTCCATTATCAGTATCAAGAATCAACATAACAGTTAGCTTATACATTACACTTACATGGTTTTTTCTAGCATATTTTAGTATAAATTTGTATCTTAAAAGATCTCCTGACTTTAGTGAACATACATATTTGATAATTGGATTAGTAACTACACTATTTTTTATAGCATTACTTGTATTCAATATGGAATCAACGAATAAAGTCGATGAATCAAATTTAAAAAGAAGAGACTAGACTTATTATGCATATTAATGTTGTTGAATCATATTAATGAATTTACTATATATAAATGTAAAGGGAGAACTGTAAACTATGGAAAGTTTATCAACGTGTAAAATATATAGAAAAAGATATCTGTGGTCAATTTCAATTTTCATAATATTTATAGGAATTCTTTTTGATACATATCTCAGTGAAGTTTATATTATAACAATTAGTGATATTTCAATGTACTATACAGCCCTAGTTACAGTTGGCGCAATTTCAGCAACTCTAATTACGATTGTGTCTTCATCATTAGATAATCGAGTATTATCATTTAAACTTAAAGAGATTTTGAACTTTACGA from Paracholeplasma manati harbors:
- a CDS encoding RipA family octameric membrane protein; protein product: MNKKYELQKKEYLDNYEDVLRENEEYFKGKDENTVKGLKELLKQALDVALDVRKFEIEMYWKRATYFWVFISVTYAAYFSILSDENLSKMPILAVIVSFVGIVFSLAWYLVNRGSKYWQNNWEHHVDMLENMNIGPLYKLTIDNNNKPLQLLKAFPLSVSRINITVSLYITLTWFFLAYFSINLYLKRSPDFSEHTYLIIGLVTTLFFIALLVFNMESTNKVDESNLKRRD
- the glmU gene encoding bifunctional UDP-N-acetylglucosamine diphosphorylase/glucosamine-1-phosphate N-acetyltransferase GlmU, encoding MKKYALILAAGKGTRMRTELPKCAFPILGKPMIEYIVENIEKTDIDEIVAIVGHKKEVIMDILKDRAQYAVQEQQLGTGHAALSAAPLLEGKEGTTFILPGDMPLMEYPLMDKLMRAHEEMGNDLTVVTMVVDYPKGYGRIVRDEYGTVKGIVEENDCTESEKQIKEVNSSVYIVDNKALFETLKQIKKNDRKGEYYLTDIVSLMHQSYKVNTFIVRNSMVTMGINDLYAISIAEKYLRDSINKGHMLSGVSMINPETITIGHNVVIEEGVWIYPNTSITGNSVIKKGAIIGPNTEIKDSIIDEEAEIRHSLVIDSKVGKKTTVGPFAHLRGHANVGDHNRIGNFVEVKNSTTGDDTKAAHLAYIGDAEVGERVNFGCGSITVNYDGVKKHKTTIGNDVFIGCNVNMVAPISISDNVFIAAGSTVTKDIPKGSLAIARNQQINKEDYYKYLIKPKPSEK
- the glmS gene encoding glutamine--fructose-6-phosphate transaminase (isomerizing); protein product: MCGIVGYIGNKEAKDVILDGLKRLEYRGYDSAGMSLFNTRYQVYDVYKDQGRVDRLAESVQNSPASNIGIGHTRWATHGKVNKVNAHPHYSRSRRFIIVHNGVIENYHQLKEQYLQGVKFESDTDTEVIAQLIETFAGTLNVENAILTTLRLLRGSYALLILDQQNPEQFFAAKYKSPLLIGRGKEGVTVASDLMALIGYSEEYLPLEDKTFVVASRDRVQLYDINHQALNARFCQIDMNNDDVEKGEYAHFMLKEIHEQPSVVRRIVSNYFDNGKSRIDEKILNDIKDSDRIYILAAGTSMHAGLIGKNLFERLDNIPVEVHIASEFAYQKPLLSKKPFFILVSQSGETADLRACLVNIKEMNFPILTVTNVPTSTLAREAKYFLELFAGPEIAVASTKAYVAQVAVLALIAYELSNKDFDIREELTKVALSIENFLSCQNMLDVTRYLLTHRNCFFIGRGLDYYTGLEAALKLKEISYIQTEGFAAGELKHGTIALIEEGTPVIAIISDPKISHNTRSNLNEVIARGARTIRIVTSEVAEAGDEVIVDAVHPLLTPMVMVVPTQLLSYYAALERSFDIDKPRNLAKSVTVE